The proteins below come from a single Beutenbergia cavernae DSM 12333 genomic window:
- a CDS encoding LuxR C-terminal-related transcriptional regulator, translated as MLLGREDDQRAIDALIAAARLGSGGALVVTGDAGIGKSALLDDAVARAEGFQVLRVTGTEAERDLPFAGLAELLRPVTDRIEDLPHPQATALATALALRDGDEVDRFAVSAGVLTLVASLAERRPVLGVVDDALLLDRPSAEAIAFTCRRLLADAVLVLVAVRDPDAAPWSSATPHRRTLAPLAPDAAELLAEAAAPAGLDPHQRRLVLELAEGNPLAVRELVRDPGRLIGPVPDAPPLVPQVLAEAFGERLSRLAPQDVAVLLAAAVAAGDLAVVARACAADALDLHALERAEHLGLLTVTSARVAFSHPLVRSAVYAAASTEDRRRTHRIVADVLPAGDADRRAWHRSAAALGPDAAVADEVEAVGRRAARRGAHAVAATAHERAAHLSTSETVRARRFLAAGDAAASAGEDANALVLLDQALRHDPSPHVAARARLVEGTAAARGGHLRDARDVLTAGGAEAADAAPGLALRMYAEAVDACLYLLDVPGAVRAADAIERLLAAGETDDDASAVAVASVAVGMARILAGGGGIAPIRRGVQLLATLPTRDVPPGWDVIGSLFLRESGAARSLVADALEQGRAAGAVGTLPHLLHHVARDDATTDRWQQAAAGYGEAISLAREFGQVTELAASLAGLAWVMARQGRTAECLAAVDQARQLDAADDVRMGEAWIRFAVAELHLGAGEVTTAIEEFAGVTAWLEDLGVADVDLSPVPELVEALCRGGRSDEALPFAVPYLEQAERKGQPWSLARAARVRGLLAPVDDVDGPFAQALELHAGTLDVFEVARTHLVYGERLRRARRSVDARVHLREALETFHRLGAAAWADIATAELNATGLSVRRREAGPVTELTPRELQIALLLADGRTTREAAGALFLSPKTVEYHLRHVYTKLGIGSRRELAAALRESP; from the coding sequence TTCCAGGTGCTGCGGGTCACGGGCACGGAAGCGGAGCGCGACCTCCCGTTCGCCGGGCTCGCCGAGCTGCTCCGGCCGGTCACCGACCGGATCGAGGACCTGCCGCACCCGCAGGCCACGGCGCTGGCCACCGCCCTGGCTCTGCGCGACGGCGACGAGGTCGACCGGTTCGCGGTCTCCGCCGGGGTGCTGACGCTCGTCGCGTCGCTGGCGGAACGACGCCCGGTGCTCGGGGTCGTCGACGACGCGCTGCTGCTGGATCGTCCGTCGGCGGAGGCGATCGCCTTCACGTGCCGGCGTCTGCTGGCCGACGCCGTGCTCGTGCTCGTCGCGGTCCGCGATCCAGATGCGGCGCCGTGGTCCTCCGCGACGCCGCACCGACGCACGCTCGCGCCGCTCGCCCCGGACGCCGCGGAGCTGCTCGCCGAGGCCGCGGCGCCCGCCGGTCTGGACCCTCACCAGCGACGACTCGTGCTCGAGCTCGCCGAGGGCAACCCGCTGGCGGTGCGCGAGCTCGTCCGGGATCCCGGGCGCCTCATCGGGCCGGTTCCCGATGCCCCGCCGCTCGTGCCCCAGGTGCTCGCCGAGGCGTTCGGTGAGCGCCTGTCGAGGCTGGCCCCGCAGGACGTGGCCGTGCTCCTGGCGGCGGCCGTCGCCGCCGGCGACCTCGCCGTGGTGGCCCGGGCCTGCGCCGCCGACGCGCTCGACCTGCATGCCCTCGAACGGGCGGAGCACCTCGGCCTGCTCACCGTCACGAGCGCACGCGTCGCCTTCTCGCACCCGCTCGTGCGCTCCGCCGTCTACGCCGCCGCGAGCACGGAAGACCGGCGCCGCACCCACCGCATCGTCGCCGACGTGCTCCCGGCGGGAGACGCGGACCGCCGGGCCTGGCACCGGTCCGCAGCCGCGCTCGGGCCCGACGCCGCCGTCGCGGACGAGGTCGAGGCCGTCGGGCGCCGCGCCGCGCGCCGCGGCGCCCACGCCGTCGCGGCCACCGCCCACGAGCGCGCAGCACACCTCTCGACGTCCGAGACGGTGCGCGCACGCCGCTTCCTGGCCGCCGGCGACGCCGCCGCGTCGGCCGGTGAGGACGCCAACGCCCTCGTGCTGCTCGATCAGGCTCTCCGCCACGATCCCTCACCCCACGTCGCGGCCCGTGCCCGGCTCGTCGAAGGGACGGCTGCCGCGCGTGGCGGGCACCTCCGCGACGCCCGCGACGTACTCACCGCCGGCGGCGCCGAGGCTGCCGACGCCGCCCCCGGCCTCGCGCTGCGGATGTACGCGGAAGCGGTGGACGCGTGCCTCTACCTCCTGGACGTCCCGGGCGCGGTGCGAGCCGCCGACGCGATCGAGCGCCTCCTGGCGGCCGGCGAGACGGACGACGACGCGTCGGCGGTCGCCGTCGCATCCGTCGCCGTCGGGATGGCCAGGATCCTCGCCGGCGGAGGGGGCATCGCACCGATCCGCCGCGGCGTCCAGCTCCTGGCGACGTTGCCGACGCGTGACGTCCCGCCGGGATGGGACGTGATCGGCTCGCTGTTCCTCCGCGAGAGCGGAGCAGCCCGGTCGCTCGTCGCGGACGCGCTCGAGCAGGGCCGCGCGGCGGGCGCCGTCGGTACCCTCCCGCACCTCCTGCACCACGTGGCCAGGGACGACGCGACGACCGACCGCTGGCAGCAGGCCGCGGCCGGCTACGGGGAGGCGATCTCGCTCGCCCGCGAGTTCGGCCAGGTCACGGAGCTCGCGGCGTCGCTCGCCGGGCTCGCGTGGGTCATGGCGCGCCAAGGGCGGACCGCCGAGTGTCTGGCTGCCGTCGACCAGGCACGGCAGCTCGACGCCGCTGACGACGTCCGGATGGGTGAGGCGTGGATCCGGTTCGCCGTGGCGGAGCTGCACCTCGGCGCCGGCGAGGTGACCACGGCGATCGAGGAGTTCGCCGGCGTCACGGCGTGGCTGGAGGACCTCGGGGTCGCCGACGTCGACCTCTCCCCCGTCCCGGAGCTCGTGGAGGCGCTGTGTCGCGGCGGCCGGTCCGACGAGGCACTCCCCTTCGCCGTGCCGTACCTCGAGCAGGCGGAGCGCAAGGGGCAGCCCTGGTCGCTCGCACGCGCCGCTCGCGTGCGTGGCCTGCTCGCTCCCGTCGACGACGTCGACGGCCCGTTCGCCCAGGCGCTGGAGCTGCACGCCGGCACGCTCGACGTGTTCGAGGTGGCCCGCACGCACCTCGTGTACGGCGAACGGCTCCGCCGCGCGCGTCGCAGCGTCGACGCCAGGGTCCACCTCCGCGAGGCGCTGGAGACGTTCCATCGCCTGGGTGCCGCGGCATGGGCGGACATCGCCACGGCCGAGCTGAACGCGACCGGCCTGAGCGTGCGCCGCCGCGAGGCCGGCCCGGTCACGGAGCTGACGCCGCGCGAGCTGCAGATCGCGCTGCTCCTGGCCGACGGGAGGACGACCCGCGAGGCCGCGGGTGCCCTCTTCCTCAGTCCGAAGACCGTCGAGTACCACCTCCGCCACGTCTACACGAAGCTCGGGATCGGCTCCCGGCGAGAGCTCGCCGCAGCGCTGCGCGAGTCGCCCTGA
- a CDS encoding enolase C-terminal domain-like protein: MSSPRIADVRATTVTVPLAAPLRHSNGAHWGRFVRTIVEVTTDSGIVGVGEMGGGGQSAEAAIAALREYLVGHEVARTEALRFMIANPTASLYNNRTQLLAAIEFACLDALGKHAGLPVHDLLGGRVRDEVEFASYLFFRYPGPDGTGEVRTPEQLVAHARDLRERHGFRVHKLKGGVFPPDYELACYRALAEEFPDDRFRYDPNGALGVEEAVRFAKAVEDLPNDYLEDPTWGLNGLRRVREKTTLPIATNTVVVNFEQLATNVRDAAVDVVLLDTTFWGGIRPCLRAAAVCETVQTSVAVHSSGELGIQLATMLHLGAVLPNLVFAADAHYHELVDDVIVGGKVPYVGGRIAVPDAPGLGVELDEDKVAEYAALYRELGPYAYDRDPGRPDWYPLLPNTEFADPDDDGVPEALGYARAR, encoded by the coding sequence GTGAGCAGCCCGCGGATCGCCGACGTCCGCGCGACCACCGTGACGGTGCCCCTGGCGGCGCCGCTGCGGCACAGCAACGGCGCGCACTGGGGTCGGTTCGTACGGACGATCGTCGAGGTCACCACGGACTCCGGGATCGTCGGGGTCGGCGAGATGGGCGGTGGGGGCCAGAGCGCCGAGGCCGCGATCGCCGCGCTGCGCGAGTACCTCGTGGGGCACGAGGTGGCGCGCACCGAGGCGCTGCGCTTCATGATCGCGAACCCGACGGCGAGCCTGTACAACAACCGCACCCAGCTGCTCGCGGCCATCGAGTTCGCGTGCCTCGACGCGCTCGGCAAGCACGCCGGGCTGCCCGTGCACGACCTGCTCGGCGGCCGCGTCCGCGACGAGGTGGAGTTCGCCTCCTACCTCTTCTTCCGGTACCCGGGGCCGGACGGGACCGGGGAGGTGCGCACTCCCGAGCAGCTCGTCGCGCACGCGCGCGACCTGCGCGAGCGTCACGGGTTCCGCGTGCACAAGCTCAAGGGAGGGGTCTTCCCGCCCGACTACGAGCTCGCCTGCTACCGGGCGCTCGCCGAGGAGTTCCCGGACGACCGGTTCCGGTACGACCCCAACGGCGCGCTGGGGGTCGAGGAGGCGGTGCGGTTCGCGAAGGCCGTCGAGGACCTGCCGAACGACTACCTCGAGGACCCCACCTGGGGGCTCAACGGACTGCGCCGGGTCCGGGAGAAGACCACGCTGCCGATCGCGACGAACACCGTCGTCGTCAACTTCGAGCAGCTCGCGACGAACGTGCGGGACGCCGCCGTCGACGTCGTGCTCCTCGACACGACGTTCTGGGGCGGCATCCGGCCGTGCCTGCGGGCGGCGGCCGTGTGCGAGACCGTGCAGACCTCCGTCGCCGTGCACTCCTCGGGCGAGCTCGGCATCCAGCTCGCCACGATGCTCCACCTGGGGGCCGTGCTGCCGAACCTCGTCTTCGCGGCCGACGCGCACTACCACGAGCTCGTCGACGACGTGATCGTCGGGGGGAAGGTGCCGTACGTCGGCGGGCGGATCGCCGTGCCCGACGCACCCGGGCTCGGCGTGGAGCTCGACGAGGACAAGGTCGCGGAGTACGCGGCGCTGTACCGCGAGCTCGGCCCGTACGCGTACGACCGTGACCCCGGCCGGCCGGACTGGTACCCGCTGCTGCCGAACACCGAGTTCGCCGACCCGGACGACGACGGCGTTCCCGAGGCGCTCGGGTACGCGCGGGCGCGCTGA